In one window of Methanomicrobia archaeon DNA:
- a CDS encoding Coenzyme F420 hydrogenase/dehydrogenase, beta subunit C-terminal domain gives MAREANPGEASAKIQDYVRLPTFLECGFGNLTNDVTAKRICCLCGTCAAFCDKIAITGDETGKKEPRFVEDYDTVCGLCYTFCPRTFLPLAEIEWRLFGETRAAGDDGEVLGVYRSGFSARATKADTLNEGQDGGVVTSLLAYALDEGIIDCSVITTADEQWRPMTKLARTHEDLKAGAGTKYTLHPGVTGVRDAIKAGCEKIGFVGLPCQMQGLRKVQTAEQPYDVGVNKVKLSIGLFCMENFTEALLAFVARKCASGSLEGVNKFNIKGKELLITEEETFSIPLEDIERYIGEGCLVCMDYTAELADISVGSVGSEDGWSTVFARTAQGEELVKAAAEKDYIELKELDEKGVGSLTKLAKRKKENGMKRSA, from the coding sequence ATGGCACGAGAAGCGAATCCCGGCGAAGCGAGCGCGAAAATACAGGACTATGTGCGGCTACCCACGTTTTTAGAATGCGGCTTTGGCAACCTGACGAATGACGTAACAGCGAAGCGAATCTGCTGCCTCTGCGGCACGTGCGCAGCGTTTTGTGATAAAATTGCGATAACCGGTGACGAGACGGGCAAGAAGGAGCCGCGGTTCGTTGAGGACTACGATACGGTATGCGGGCTGTGTTATACGTTCTGCCCACGGACGTTCCTACCACTGGCCGAAATCGAGTGGCGATTATTCGGCGAGACACGTGCTGCAGGAGATGACGGCGAGGTTCTTGGCGTTTATCGCAGCGGTTTCTCGGCTCGCGCGACGAAGGCTGATACACTGAATGAAGGACAAGATGGTGGTGTGGTCACTTCTCTTCTTGCGTATGCGCTCGACGAAGGTATCATCGATTGCAGCGTGATTACGACCGCTGACGAGCAATGGCGGCCGATGACGAAGTTAGCACGCACGCACGAGGACTTGAAGGCTGGTGCAGGCACGAAATACACACTTCATCCGGGCGTAACCGGTGTACGAGACGCGATAAAAGCCGGCTGCGAGAAAATAGGGTTCGTCGGGCTACCCTGCCAAATGCAGGGACTGAGAAAAGTGCAAACGGCGGAACAGCCCTATGATGTGGGCGTAAATAAGGTGAAATTGTCAATCGGCCTCTTCTGCATGGAGAATTTTACAGAGGCACTGCTGGCGTTCGTGGCGCGGAAGTGCGCCAGCGGCTCGTTGGAAGGCGTGAACAAGTTCAACATAAAGGGTAAAGAGCTGTTAATCACCGAAGAGGAGACATTCAGTATCCCGTTAGAGGATATAGAGCGCTACATCGGCGAGGGCTGCCTGGTTTGCATGGATTATACCGCGGAACTCGCGGATATCTCCGTCGGCTCGGTTGGCTCGGAAGACGGTTGGTCAACGGTCTTCGCTCGCACGGCGCAAGGAGAGGAACTCGTTAAAGCCGCGGCTGAGAAGGACTATATCGAACTAAAAGAGTTGGACGAGAAAGGGGTGGGATCGTTAACGAAACTGGCGAAGCGGAAGAAAGAGAACGGCATGAAGCGGAGCGCGTGA
- a CDS encoding NAD-binding protein — MAVLVFGSFAFYYFERGSAGVTGIWDAVYWVIVTITTVGYGDYTPKTIGGRVTFVLVALGGIGTIAYVFEQLVSFSTKTQLKRLFGSGSLKMKSHTIIVGWNAKAEEAIKELETDNEAFLVVGSDLDQTALNAQGISHVSGDPTKSETLERCSIKDAKTLMIMLDNDSETIMTALSARRRNPAIEIVATCEAQEHKEMMQGAGINHIISYAEISGRLLAHAVTEPVVAEFIVQATSAVEGFNVNQIKVDKKMPLSDISLNENEKVIAVYKNGEFIFVFSPDAELEEGDYLLVIASPH, encoded by the coding sequence ATGGCTGTGCTCGTATTCGGCTCCTTCGCATTCTACTATTTTGAAAGAGGCAGTGCGGGAGTAACCGGAATATGGGATGCCGTTTATTGGGTTATCGTGACCATTACAACCGTGGGATACGGGGATTATACACCCAAAACGATAGGTGGTCGCGTTACCTTTGTGCTGGTTGCGCTGGGGGGTATAGGCACCATCGCGTATGTATTCGAGCAACTCGTATCTTTTTCTACTAAAACGCAATTAAAAAGATTATTCGGATCGGGATCGCTGAAGATGAAGAGCCATACGATAATTGTGGGATGGAACGCGAAAGCAGAAGAGGCGATAAAAGAGCTTGAAACTGATAATGAAGCGTTTTTAGTGGTAGGTAGCGATCTGGATCAAACGGCGTTGAACGCTCAGGGGATATCTCATGTCAGCGGCGACCCGACAAAGAGTGAGACGCTGGAACGATGTAGTATTAAAGATGCAAAGACACTGATGATAATGCTGGATAACGATTCTGAGACGATAATGACCGCGCTCTCAGCTCGTAGACGGAATCCTGCTATCGAGATCGTTGCAACCTGCGAGGCGCAAGAACATAAGGAAATGATGCAAGGAGCGGGAATCAACCATATAATATCCTACGCGGAGATAAGTGGGCGATTGCTTGCTCATGCGGTTACCGAGCCCGTAGTTGCAGAGTTCATTGTGCAAGCAACGTCAGCGGTCGAAGGATTTAACGTGAATCAGATAAAAGTAGATAAAAAAATGCCGTTATCAGACATCTCACTGAATGAAAATGAAAAGGTAATCGCGGTGTATAAAAACGGTGAGTTTATTTTTGTTTTTTCGCCTGATGCTGAGCTGGAAGAAGGAGACTATTTGCTGGTAATAGCGTCCCCGCACTAA
- a CDS encoding flavodoxin family protein, with protein sequence MKRILGVVGSPRRNGNTHILVSKILEGAQVEGAICDILFLNDLHIRECDGCHTCWKGKPCSKSDDMNAIYPTLIESDVIIFGTPVYWYGPTALIKGFIDRFVYFNCPEHRAQIEGKSAVLAVPFEEEDPETAALLIAFFEKSLRYVQMNLIGSVIVPGVGRKGKIAEKTASLSEAYDLGRVVAKHIPDREYTTF encoded by the coding sequence ATGAAGCGAATACTCGGCGTTGTGGGCAGTCCACGGCGAAACGGTAATACGCATATTCTTGTATCAAAAATACTTGAAGGTGCACAGGTAGAAGGCGCTATCTGCGACATCCTCTTCCTCAATGATCTGCACATCCGGGAGTGCGACGGCTGTCATACCTGCTGGAAGGGCAAACCGTGTAGTAAGAGCGATGATATGAATGCCATTTATCCAACGCTCATTGAAAGCGACGTGATTATCTTTGGCACACCGGTCTACTGGTACGGGCCGACGGCATTGATAAAAGGATTTATCGACCGCTTTGTCTACTTCAATTGCCCCGAGCATCGGGCACAAATCGAAGGTAAATCGGCGGTGCTCGCGGTGCCCTTTGAAGAAGAGGATCCGGAAACCGCCGCGCTTTTGATCGCCTTCTTTGAGAAGAGTCTTCGGTACGTGCAAATGAACCTCATTGGAAGCGTCATCGTCCCTGGCGTTGGCCGGAAAGGCAAGATTGCGGAAAAAACGGCGAGCCTATCGGAAGCCTACGACCTCGGGAGAGTAGTGGCAAAACATATACCGGACCGGGAGTATACTACGTTTTAG
- a CDS encoding ORC1-type DNA replication protein, protein MKNLFEDQISEGEIFANKKVLRPTYTPDTLPHREKHLTGLAQILSAALKGKTTPNVLIYGHTGTGKTSTVKFVCREFEEMARKTGSNCALLYINSEMFDTQYRIFAYIARVFNKRVPMIGWPTDLVYSVLKKEIDAEERHVIVTLDELDLLASKEGETLHNLLKINGELNNAHLSVIGISNDPAFTDFLDPGVKSSLSEEELLFSPYSAEQLEDILYARAEMAFTDAALDDMVLPRCAALAASKQGDAKYALDLLRVSGENAERARSKKVREEHVQLAREMIQADNVAEEIKTLPLHSKIVLSSVLLLSRDQKKRGFSSGEVYSMYQRLCRYLDTSALTPRRVTDFVSELDILGLLNAIIVNKGRYGRTKIITLGIPEDCVQPVLFGDYKLRALANISEIAPIPV, encoded by the coding sequence ATGAAAAACCTGTTCGAAGATCAGATAAGCGAAGGCGAGATATTTGCAAATAAAAAGGTACTCCGACCTACGTATACCCCCGACACGCTACCGCATCGGGAGAAGCACCTAACCGGTTTAGCTCAGATACTCTCCGCTGCGCTCAAGGGGAAGACAACACCTAATGTGTTGATCTACGGGCATACGGGGACCGGTAAGACCTCTACGGTAAAATTCGTGTGCCGTGAATTTGAGGAGATGGCACGGAAGACCGGCAGTAATTGCGCTCTGCTGTATATCAACAGCGAGATGTTTGATACGCAGTACCGGATTTTTGCCTATATCGCACGGGTATTCAATAAACGTGTCCCTATGATCGGTTGGCCAACGGATCTGGTGTATTCTGTCTTAAAGAAGGAGATAGACGCCGAGGAGCGACACGTCATTGTGACCCTAGATGAGCTTGACCTGTTAGCGAGTAAAGAAGGCGAGACGTTACATAACCTCCTGAAGATTAACGGAGAGCTTAATAATGCGCACCTGAGCGTGATCGGGATTTCAAACGATCCGGCCTTCACGGATTTCTTGGACCCCGGTGTAAAGTCGTCGCTCAGCGAAGAAGAGCTACTATTTTCACCGTATAGTGCCGAGCAGTTGGAGGATATCCTGTACGCACGGGCGGAAATGGCGTTTACTGATGCGGCGCTTGACGATATGGTGTTACCACGCTGTGCAGCCCTCGCAGCCTCGAAACAGGGCGATGCAAAGTATGCTCTTGACCTCCTTCGGGTATCAGGCGAAAATGCAGAGCGGGCACGATCCAAAAAGGTGCGCGAGGAGCATGTACAACTCGCACGCGAGATGATACAGGCGGACAACGTGGCGGAAGAGATAAAGACGCTGCCACTCCACTCAAAGATTGTACTCTCCAGTGTGCTTCTCTTAAGCCGCGATCAAAAAAAAAGAGGCTTTTCCAGCGGTGAAGTGTATAGCATGTATCAGCGATTATGCCGCTATCTGGACACGAGTGCATTAACACCCCGGCGTGTTACTGATTTTGTCTCCGAATTGGACATTCTGGGATTGCTCAATGCGATTATTGTTAACAAAGGGAGATACGGAAGGACCAAGATAATCACTCTGGGTATACCTGAAGACTGTGTGCAACCGGTATTATTCGGGGACTATAAACTGAGAGCGCTCGCGAATATTAGCGAAATAGCGCCGATACCCGTGTAA